Proteins from a genomic interval of Desulfoplanes formicivorans:
- a CDS encoding metal-dependent transcriptional regulator, whose product MKSLTKIEDFMVPAAKKDSDNRPLTPAMEDYLEAIYQIGQEKKIVRVKDIAVKMDVKMPTVTSMLKNLGGRGYINYEKYGYVDLTGEGISVGREICRKHGVLYHFLKDILNVDPKTADEEACKMEHTLCSSTLDRLVKFMEFIQACPRTGEGWLEYFEEFIRDGRTHAKCARCTEDFTLEFKERVESLRGQKEEPDNDSRDIQV is encoded by the coding sequence TTGAAATCTCTAACAAAGATTGAGGATTTCATGGTGCCTGCAGCCAAGAAGGATTCGGACAATCGGCCTCTTACTCCGGCCATGGAAGATTACCTGGAAGCCATCTATCAGATCGGTCAGGAAAAGAAGATCGTCCGTGTGAAGGATATCGCCGTCAAGATGGACGTGAAGATGCCCACCGTGACCAGCATGCTCAAAAATCTCGGGGGGCGTGGTTACATCAACTACGAAAAATACGGGTACGTTGATCTGACCGGGGAAGGCATTTCCGTGGGCAGGGAGATCTGCCGCAAGCACGGGGTCCTGTACCATTTTCTCAAGGATATCCTGAATGTTGACCCCAAGACCGCTGACGAAGAGGCCTGCAAGATGGAGCATACCCTGTGCAGCTCCACCCTGGATCGGCTGGTCAAGTTCATGGAATTCATCCAGGCGTGTCCCCGGACAGGAGAGGGCTGGCTGGAATATTTTGAAGAGTTCATCAGGGACGGACGAACGCATGCAAAGTGTGCCAGGTGCACAGAGGATTTCACCCTCGAGTTCAAGGAACGGGTCGAGTCCCTGAGGGGACAGAAGGAGGAACCCGACAACGATTCCAGGGACATCCAGGTTTGA
- a CDS encoding SLC13 family permease produces the protein MPFPPPPNLHAMAVLALTAVALVLFSRKNISLESSSLFVLVALAVGFELFPFHAQGKTLHAVDFFTGFGNEALIAVCSLMIAGHGILRTGALEPIGRFLAKLWRKSPKGSLLLTLLLGAVISAFINNVPVVVLLLPVLVSVSLKTGTSPAPILMPMGFSTLLGGTTTTIGTSTNLLVVAVAAEMGLEKFNMFDFVVPASLAGSVGIAYLWLIAPRLLPQRKLAISDSSARIFTAHLAITQDSPVVGKPLSKALSLTDGKMHVIALERGEGNGIMLLPDVILQAGDHLVIDDTPENLKEFETILQGTLFPAGSEDTPIDDDNPLHDDDQQIAEIAIFPGSRLAATTLDSAGFVDRYGLMPLALHRSGKRFQRSRDKIETIRLQSGDILLVQGPRDRIAAIKTTKDVMVLDAIVDLPYSRKAPIAMGIMIGIVAISALDILPIAISAMCGTLLMIMTGCLGWRDATRALSAQVILIVVTSLALGTAMLTTGGAAYLGALFVSIFGNASPAVVTSALMMLMAIFTNIISNNATAVIGTPIAASIASQMGLPPEPFILAVLFGANMSFATPMAYKTNLLVMNAGEYTFGEFLKVGIPLVLIMWATLSLLLSVPLWGNP, from the coding sequence ATGCCATTTCCCCCACCCCCCAACCTGCACGCCATGGCGGTGCTGGCCCTGACGGCCGTGGCCCTTGTGCTTTTCAGCCGGAAAAACATCTCCCTGGAGTCCTCAAGCCTGTTCGTTCTCGTGGCCCTTGCCGTGGGGTTCGAACTTTTTCCCTTTCATGCCCAGGGAAAAACCCTGCATGCCGTCGACTTCTTCACCGGCTTTGGCAATGAAGCCTTGATCGCTGTCTGTTCGCTGATGATTGCCGGACACGGCATATTGCGCACCGGAGCCCTGGAACCCATCGGCAGGTTCCTGGCGAAACTCTGGCGCAAAAGTCCAAAAGGCTCCCTTCTGCTGACCCTGCTGCTCGGGGCGGTCATCAGCGCGTTCATCAACAACGTTCCGGTGGTGGTTCTCCTGCTTCCTGTCCTTGTCAGTGTTTCCCTGAAAACCGGCACCTCCCCGGCCCCCATTCTCATGCCCATGGGATTTTCAACTCTCCTTGGCGGAACCACCACGACCATAGGCACGTCCACCAACCTCCTTGTGGTGGCGGTGGCCGCTGAAATGGGCCTTGAAAAATTCAACATGTTCGACTTTGTCGTTCCGGCCTCGCTGGCAGGCAGTGTCGGCATTGCCTACCTCTGGCTCATCGCACCCCGCCTTCTTCCCCAGCGTAAACTCGCCATCAGCGACTCTTCGGCGCGCATCTTCACGGCGCATCTGGCCATCACCCAGGACAGCCCGGTTGTGGGAAAACCGTTATCCAAGGCCCTGTCCCTGACCGACGGCAAAATGCACGTCATTGCCTTGGAGCGGGGAGAGGGAAATGGCATCATGCTCCTGCCCGACGTCATCCTCCAGGCCGGCGATCATCTCGTCATTGACGATACTCCGGAGAATCTCAAGGAATTCGAAACAATCCTCCAGGGCACCCTGTTTCCGGCCGGATCAGAAGACACCCCCATTGACGACGATAACCCCCTGCATGATGACGATCAGCAAATCGCGGAAATCGCCATTTTTCCCGGTTCCCGACTCGCCGCAACCACCCTGGACAGCGCTGGTTTTGTGGACCGCTACGGATTGATGCCCCTTGCCCTGCATCGATCCGGAAAACGCTTCCAGCGTTCCCGGGACAAGATTGAGACCATCAGGCTGCAATCAGGGGACATCCTTCTCGTTCAGGGCCCCCGAGACAGAATTGCCGCCATCAAAACCACCAAGGACGTCATGGTGCTGGATGCGATTGTTGATCTCCCGTATTCCCGCAAGGCACCCATTGCCATGGGAATCATGATTGGCATTGTCGCGATTTCGGCCCTGGATATCCTGCCCATCGCCATCAGTGCCATGTGCGGTACCCTGCTCATGATCATGACCGGCTGTCTTGGCTGGCGGGATGCAACCCGCGCCCTCAGTGCCCAGGTCATTCTCATTGTCGTGACCAGCCTGGCCCTGGGAACGGCCATGCTCACCACCGGCGGGGCCGCATATCTTGGAGCACTCTTTGTGAGTATCTTCGGAAACGCGTCTCCGGCCGTGGTTACCAGCGCGTTGATGATGCTCATGGCCATCTTCACCAACATCATTTCCAACAACGCCACGGCAGTCATAGGAACACCCATTGCCGCATCCATAGCCAGCCAGATGGGGTTGCCCCCGGAACCCTTCATCCTGGCCGTCCTGTTCGGAGCCAACATGAGCTTTGCCACTCCCATGGCCTACAAGACCAACCTCCTTGTCATGAACGCCGGCGAATATACCTTTGGGGAATTTCTGAAAGTGGGCATTCCCCTGGTCCTGATCATGTGGGCAACCCTTTCTTTGCTGCTGAGCGTGCCCTTGTGGGGGAATCCGTGA
- a CDS encoding FeoA family protein — protein sequence MQRHCCCKCARKNHVPGGKGLFFPLAIAVIGDHVRVAAIRGGTSCKERLFSMGIQLEDVVQVVQSRPNGAVLIAKGENRLMLGGGMAQKIFVIKE from the coding sequence ATGCAAAGACATTGTTGTTGTAAATGTGCGAGGAAGAATCACGTACCAGGAGGCAAAGGCCTCTTCTTCCCTCTGGCAATAGCGGTGATTGGCGATCATGTACGTGTTGCAGCCATCAGGGGAGGAACGAGCTGCAAGGAACGTTTGTTCAGTATGGGAATTCAGCTTGAAGATGTTGTCCAGGTTGTTCAGTCCCGCCCAAATGGAGCGGTCCTGATTGCCAAGGGCGAAAACCGTTTGATGTTGGGAGGTGGTATGGCCCAGAAAATATTTGTCATTAAGGAGTGA
- a CDS encoding FeoA family protein → MGKTLADLGVGTRARVVGFDRGSRDYRKKLLAMGLIKGTEFMVHRVAPMGDPIEIEVRGYNLSLRKHEAVTLTVEGVSS, encoded by the coding sequence ATGGGAAAGACACTTGCTGACTTGGGGGTGGGAACGCGTGCCCGGGTGGTTGGTTTTGACAGAGGATCCAGGGACTATCGGAAGAAACTGCTGGCCATGGGGTTGATCAAGGGAACGGAGTTTATGGTCCACCGGGTGGCACCCATGGGTGATCCCATTGAGATTGAGGTAAGGGGTTATAATTTGAGCCTGCGAAAACATGAAGCCGTAACGCTGACAGTGGAGGGTGTGTCATCATGA
- the feoB gene encoding Fe(2+) transporter permease subunit FeoB, translating to MSDFTIGVVGNPNCGKTTLFNALTGAKQRIGNWPGVTVDRKTGVYTHNNHTIDVVDTPGIYSLSASSVDEEVARDYVLSKEADLIVNIVDASNLERNLYLTSQLMEMRVPLLVALNMMDIAEDRLIKIDVEGLSRQLGCPVIPMVLPKGRGVVELKDAIDAEVTKPRTTPAASVTHAVEVEEGVLELLPLVEQTAGAKGWDPKWMAVKILERDEQIMAAASEDAVSRALELQRSIEDKTEDDLDILIASAHYGFINWLTRDTVSKKGEIQASVSDKIDGVVLNRVFGIPIFLLAMYLMFMFTINLGGAFIDFFDQLAGALFVDGLGNLLASVGVPVWLKTILANGVGGGIQTMATFIPPIGFMFLFLSFLEDSGYMARAAFVMDRFMRVIGLPGKSFIPMLVGFGCNVPAIMATRTLENQRDRTLTIMMNPFMSCGARLPVYALFAAAFFPSGGQNLVFLLYLIGIAFAVLTGLILKNTLLKGEITPFVMELPPYHVPTVKAVLLRTYDRLQTFLFKAGRVLIPVIVVLAFLNSLGVDGTFGNEDTPNSALSSVSRTITPALYPMGVTDENWPATVGIFTGIFAKEAVVGTLNSLYNGMDVAAAGEANGGEEAEDDPGFWDAIGASFATIPANLSDLAGTVLDPLGLSIGDVSDKEAVAQEMEVSVGTFGSMVTLFGSKVAAFAYLLFILLYFPCSAAIAAVYRETNLNWTLFSGFWTTFLAYFAATMFYQVATFASHPAHSLMWIVGDLLALGIVVAIMKALGARDKCVVSPFRAAAKA from the coding sequence ATGAGTGATTTTACCATAGGTGTAGTCGGCAATCCCAATTGCGGAAAGACTACCCTTTTCAATGCCTTGACCGGAGCAAAACAACGCATTGGCAATTGGCCGGGGGTAACGGTTGACAGAAAAACCGGGGTGTACACCCATAACAACCACACCATTGATGTGGTTGATACCCCCGGCATCTATTCCCTTTCTGCCTCCTCTGTGGATGAGGAAGTGGCACGAGATTATGTTCTTTCCAAAGAGGCGGATCTCATCGTCAATATTGTGGATGCCTCCAATCTGGAGAGAAACCTCTATTTGACCAGCCAACTCATGGAAATGCGGGTTCCCCTTCTTGTTGCCCTGAACATGATGGACATTGCCGAGGACAGGCTCATCAAGATTGATGTTGAGGGGTTGTCTCGCCAGTTGGGCTGCCCGGTGATCCCCATGGTTCTTCCCAAGGGTCGGGGGGTTGTGGAACTCAAGGATGCCATTGATGCGGAAGTTACCAAACCCAGGACCACTCCTGCGGCATCTGTCACCCATGCGGTTGAAGTTGAGGAGGGCGTGTTGGAACTCCTGCCTCTGGTGGAGCAGACTGCAGGGGCAAAAGGCTGGGATCCCAAGTGGATGGCCGTCAAGATACTTGAAAGGGATGAGCAAATCATGGCGGCCGCTTCTGAGGATGCTGTCAGCAGGGCACTGGAGTTACAGCGTAGTATTGAAGACAAAACAGAAGACGATCTGGATATTCTGATCGCTTCTGCCCATTACGGATTTATCAACTGGCTGACCAGGGATACGGTGAGCAAGAAAGGGGAGATCCAGGCATCTGTCTCGGATAAAATAGATGGGGTTGTTCTCAACCGGGTTTTCGGTATCCCCATTTTTCTTTTGGCCATGTACCTGATGTTCATGTTCACCATTAACCTGGGTGGAGCCTTTATTGATTTTTTTGATCAATTGGCCGGAGCCCTTTTTGTGGATGGGTTGGGGAATCTGCTTGCCTCGGTGGGCGTACCTGTATGGCTGAAAACCATACTGGCCAACGGTGTTGGGGGCGGTATTCAGACCATGGCCACCTTTATTCCGCCCATTGGGTTCATGTTTCTTTTTCTCTCTTTTCTCGAAGATTCCGGGTACATGGCACGAGCAGCCTTTGTGATGGATCGTTTCATGCGGGTTATCGGTCTTCCCGGGAAATCCTTCATCCCCATGCTGGTGGGATTTGGTTGTAATGTTCCGGCCATCATGGCCACCAGAACCCTGGAAAACCAACGTGACCGGACACTGACCATCATGATGAACCCGTTCATGTCCTGCGGCGCCAGACTGCCGGTTTATGCCCTGTTTGCTGCAGCCTTTTTCCCTTCGGGCGGCCAGAATCTGGTTTTTCTCCTCTATCTCATCGGCATAGCCTTTGCGGTTCTTACGGGACTTATCCTGAAGAACACCTTGCTCAAGGGAGAGATCACACCTTTTGTCATGGAGTTGCCCCCGTATCATGTACCCACAGTCAAGGCTGTTCTTCTGCGGACCTACGACCGGCTGCAAACCTTTTTGTTCAAGGCTGGCAGGGTGTTGATACCAGTCATTGTTGTGCTGGCATTTTTGAATTCTCTGGGTGTGGACGGAACCTTTGGGAATGAAGATACGCCCAATTCAGCCCTTTCTTCCGTGAGCAGAACCATAACACCGGCCTTGTATCCCATGGGGGTAACCGATGAGAACTGGCCGGCAACAGTGGGCATATTTACCGGTATCTTTGCCAAGGAAGCCGTTGTTGGCACCCTGAATTCCCTGTACAACGGGATGGATGTTGCAGCAGCCGGCGAAGCCAATGGGGGGGAAGAGGCCGAAGATGATCCCGGCTTCTGGGATGCCATTGGTGCTTCCTTTGCCACCATTCCTGCCAATCTTTCGGATCTGGCCGGGACGGTCCTGGACCCCCTGGGGCTGTCCATAGGCGACGTGTCCGATAAAGAGGCGGTTGCCCAGGAAATGGAGGTCAGCGTGGGCACCTTTGGCTCCATGGTGACCCTGTTTGGCTCCAAAGTGGCCGCTTTTGCCTACCTGCTCTTCATTCTGCTTTATTTTCCGTGCAGTGCAGCCATTGCCGCCGTGTACCGGGAAACAAACCTCAACTGGACGCTGTTTTCAGGCTTCTGGACCACGTTTCTGGCCTACTTTGCCGCCACAATGTTTTACCAGGTGGCAACCTTTGCCAGCCACCCCGCGCATTCCCTGATGTGGATCGTGGGTGACCTGTTGGCTCTGGGAATTGTTGTGGCCATCATGAAAGCCCTGGGTGCCAGGGACAAATGTGTTGTTTCTCCCTTCAGGGCCGCTGCAAAAGCTTAA
- a CDS encoding FeoC-like transcriptional regulator: MTPIEIRKYLQERKLATLHDIALHFRMPAQAIIPMLELWVDKGKVRKHSGKLGCAKGCCKCDPATIETYEWLS; the protein is encoded by the coding sequence ATGACTCCTATTGAAATCCGAAAATATCTTCAGGAAAGAAAACTGGCCACATTGCACGATATTGCCCTCCATTTCAGGATGCCGGCACAAGCTATTATTCCCATGCTTGAATTATGGGTGGACAAGGGTAAGGTCAGAAAGCATTCGGGGAAACTGGGATGTGCAAAAGGATGCTGCAAGTGTGATCCTGCCACCATAGAGACCTATGAATGGCTCTCTTGA